From the Jeongeupia sp. HS-3 genome, the window GCCCGCAATATCGGCCTGTTCGGCATTGCTTGATACCTCACCGAGGCTGACGCTGATTTCCTCAACGGCAGCGGCCATTTGCGAAGCGGCATCGGCCTGGGTACCGGAAGCCAGCGATACGGCTTGCATGCTGCCATGCAAGGCACGTGCAGTTTCGCCGACTTCACCAACCGAAGACTGGATCTCCGCCACCAGCCGCTTCAGCTCGTCGCGCATCTGCGCAATCCCGGCCATGACGCTGCGATCATCACCGGGACGCCGAACGATCTCGTGCGCCAGATCGCCGCTGGCGATCGCTTGCGCGGCGCGGCACGCCTCGTGCGGCTCGGCACCGAGTTGACGTGCCAACCAGCGGATGATGGTGTAGGAAAACACCACACCAACGCAGAGCGCTAACAGCAGCAATACGATATTGCCAGTTTTCGCCTGGGCAATTTGTACACGCGCCGCCTGATATTCCTCACCGGCAACACGCAACTGCAAGGCAGCAAGTTCAGACACGGTTTCGCTCACAGGATCGATCGCCGGGTACAGCGCCCCGGCGGCGAAGTCGGCCAAACCTTTGTCATCGGCCTCTCGCAGCAACACGGTCAAGCGAGCCACCGCCGTATCGGCCATCTGCATCCGCCTGCTGGCCTCTCGGACCAGCTTCTCCTCCTCAGCGGTCAGCGCCGTGCCGGTGTAGGCCAGCCACTCCCGCCGGATGTCCCGCTGCGCCAGCGTGACCCGCGCAACACCTTCCGCGGCACTCAGATTACCGCTGCGTACCTTGTGCGTAGTATCGACAATATTGACTGCGTAGCGATCAGCGACCACCTTGAGCTGTGTCAGCGGCCGGACCCGATCTTCGAAGGTCGTTCTGAACCGCTCGCCATTGCTCATCAGGTTGTAAAGCGCCACGCCGCCCTGCGCCGCCATAAATGCCATCAGCAAGGCGACCAGCAGGTACAGCTTGGCAGCCACAGTGAGTTTTTCTGACATCACCCCCTCCATACTTAAAATAAAAAATGCAATTGCTTTTTTATAGCGTAAGTATTTGCCGACAAAAGCATGGATAGACGAGCGGAACGCGGGAGGCTGCGACGAAAAAAAAAGGCTCTGTATTCGTTAACTGTTGCGGATTGCAGTGCTACGTCAGCTAGCCCAAGCAACAAGCCATATTCGAGCGTGCCGTTTGCGTCACAGGTATCGCAAGGATTTACGCCACTTATGTGAGCTTGCAACAGTTAACGTCGACAGAGCCAAAAAAAACGCCCTCCGACCGGGAGGGCGTTGCAAACCACGAAAAAAACAAATGAAGCGTTTCGGCTTAGCGCTCGATCGCCAGCGCCACGCCCATGCCACCACCGATGCACAGCGTCGCCAGCCCCTTCTTGGCATCGCGGCGAATCATTTCGTGCAGCAGCGTCACCAGAATACGCGCACCCGACGCACCGATCGGATGACCGAGGGCGATCGCGCCGCCGTTGACGTTGACGCGGTTCCAATCCCACTTCAGCTCGCGGGCAACGCCGAGCGCCTGCGCGGCAAACGCCTCATTGCCTTCGATCAGGTCGAGATCGTCGAGCTTCCAGCCGGTGCGCGCCAGCACGCGCTGAGTCGCCGGCACCGGGCCCATACCCATCAGGCTCGGCTCGACGCCGGCCGATGCCGCGGCACGGATTGTCGCCAGTGGCGTCAGACCGAGCTGTTCGGCCTTCTCGCGCGTCATCAGCAGCACCGCAGCGGCGCCGTCGTTGAGGCCCGATGCGTTGCCGGCGGTGACGGTGCCTTCCTTGTCGAAGGCTGGGCGCAGCTTGGACAAGCCTTCCATCGTGGCATTGGTCTTGATGAACTCATCGGCCGAGAACACCACCGGATCACCCTTACGCTGCGGAATACTGACCGGGACAATTTCATCGACAAAGCGGCCGGCGGCTTGCGCAGCAGCGGCTTTGTGTTGCGACGACAGCGCCAGCTCGTCCTGCTCGGTACGGCTGATGCCGTACTTTTTAGCGATGTTTTCAGCGGTCACACCCATGTGGTACTTGTTGTACACATCGGTCAGGCCGTCGTAGACCATGGTGTCGATCAATTGGGCATTGCCCATGCGGAAGCCATCACGCGAGCCCGGCAGGATGTGCGGTGTCGCGCTCATGTTTTCCTGACCACCGGCGATAACGATATCGCTTTCGCCCGACAGGATCGCTTGTACGCCAAGCGCCACAGCCTTCAGGCCCGAACCGCAGACCTGATTGATCGTCAGCCCTGGTACGGCGTCCGGCAAACCGGCCAGACGCAACGCCTGGCGAGCCGGGTTCTGACCAAGGCCAGCGGTCAATACGTTACCCAGAATCACTTCGCTAACCTGGTCGGCAGCAAGGCCCGACTTTTCAAGCAATGCGCGAATCACGGTCGCGCCCAGCTCCGGCGCTGAAACTTTGGCCAGTGCGCCGCCAAAATTACCCAGAGCAGTACGTTGCGCAGCAACAATAACGATGTCAGTCATGATGTATCTCCCTTGCGCCCAATTGATTGGGGCTGTGTTTTAGATTAACAGGCCGGCCACCGGTTCAGCCGGACTGGCACTGCAATCAAGACAAGCGTTCTTTGACGTAACGACCCGGTGCCGGCTCGAGGGGCTTGAACTGGCGGTTGCCCAGTATTTTCGGTGCGGCAACGCGCTCACCGGCATGCGGAATCAGCCATTGCCCCCAGTCCTGCCACCAGCTTCCTGGGCGCGATTCGGCCGCGTCGAACCATGCTTGCGGCTCGGCGCCCAGAGCCTCATTGACCCAGTAATTGCGCTTGTTTGTCGATACGGGATTGATCGTACCGGCGATGTGCCCCGAAGCACCGAGCACGAAGCGCAACGGCCCCTTGAAGATCCCGGTGGTCTTGTACGCCGACGTCCACGGCACGATATGGTCTTCGCGCGCGGCAAACACGTAAGTCGGCAAGGTGATTTGCGTCAGATCGATCGGCACCCCGCACAGCGAGAACGAACCCGGCTTGGCCAGGTTGTTGTCGAAATACATATTGCGCAGGAACCAGGTGTGCATCGGCAGCGCCAGATTGGCCGAATCGTTGTTCCAGTACAGCAGGTCGAACGGCGGTGGCGTCTTGCCTTTCAGGTAGTTGTTGACGACGTAGTTCCACACCAGATCATTGGCGCGCAAGGCGGCAAAGGTACGTGCCAGCTCCTTGCCCGAAATCACCCCGCCCTGCTCGATCACCGCCTCACGGCTGGCAACAACGTTCGGATCAAGGAAGTGCTTGATATCACCCGGGTCGGCGTGATCGATCATCACCGTCATCAGCGTCAGCGATTTGAACCAGTCCTGCCCGCGAGCCTGCATCACCGGCACAGCAGTCGACACCAGCTCTCCGCCGATGCAGAACGCCAGCACGTTGAGCTTTTCGCACTGGCCGATCTTGCGCACCGCATCGCTGGCGGCGATCACACCGCGTTCAATATAGTCATCCCACTTGAGCTGGCCGAGTTCGGGCGTGATCGATTTCCACGAGACAAGAAAGGTCGTGTGACCCTCGCCCACCACCCAGCGCACCATCGAGTTCTCGGGCTTGAGATCCATGATGTAGTACTTGTTGACGCAAGGCGGCACGATCAGCAGCGGTGTTTCGTGCACATCGTCCGTGGTCGGCGAATACTGGATCAGCTGAATCAACTCGTTCTCGAACACCACCTGACCTGGCGTCACCGCCAGATTTTCGCCGACGACGAACTGCGACTCGTCGGTCATGGTGATCGCGCCCTTCTGTATATCCTCGAGCAGTTTCTTCATGCCCTCGTTCAGGCTTTCACCTCGGGTATCGACCGCGAGCTTGAGGACTTCCGGATTGGTCACCGCAAAATTGGTTGGACTGACCGCATCCAGATACTGGCGGGCAAAGAACGCCATCCGGGCCTTGGTGTCTTCATCGGCATGCACGTGGTCAACCATTTGGGTCAGCCATTTCGATGTGAGCAGATAGTTCTGCTTGAGGAAGCTGAAGACAGGCAGCTCCCACTCCGGCGCAGCAAAGCGTCGATCGCCTTTTTCCGGCTCGACCGCCGCGGCAGCACCAGCGCCGATCAGCTGCATCCACAACTCAAGCTGTTGCTGATAGAACTGGCTATGCGTTTCAAATACCTCGGGCGATACGCCGTTGGCCGGAGCCAGAGAGGGAGGCAGCGTAGTCGAACCTGCCGGTGTCACCGAGTTGACCCAACTCTGCCACCACTTCTGGTTGGCATCGTTGAACTGCTGGAAAAACGATTCAAGTGACGTGGACTGCAACACAGGACGCTCCATTCATGAATACAGCATAAGCAGCTAAATTGTGCATCGCAGCATATTGAAATATCACAATGACTGCAAGTATCGGGAAATCTTTAAAGGGAAATCTACCAAATACCCGTTTAGCATTTGATTTTTAGTCACATTTTCTGCTTTAGCTGCTTTAAAATAAGAAGCAACTGATGTAATACGTGCGTATCCGACTCCGAGGTAGTTGATGAAACCCAGAATTTTCGGGCTTTGTGCTGTGCTAACGGCACTCTCGTTGGTGGTGATGCCGGCAACTGCCGCCACCACCCAGAATGCCCAATCAACCAGCAAAACGGCCAAATCCAAAGCTGTTAGCAAGCAAGCTGTTGCAAAAAATCAACAAAAGAAAGTCGCTCAGACAAAGAAACCGGTCATTAAGGTCACGGTCAGAAAGAAAGGTAATGTCAGCAGCCGGGCCATCGCCAATGCGCGCCAGGAAGTTCGTATTTCACGCGCCGTCGCCCTGCCATCGACGCTGGATCGCCCGGGCGTGCAATCGTCTGCGGTCCTGGTCGTCAACGAGCACAGCGGTGAGGTCATCTACGAAAAGAACGCCGACGCACTACTACCGATCGCTTCGATCACCAAGCTGATGACGGCGATGGTGACGCTGGATGCGCGCCTGCCGATGAACGAGCTGATCACGATCAGCGATGATGATGTCGACACGCTCAAGCACACCAGTTCGCGCCTGGCCGTCGGCACCTCGCTAACGCGCGCCGAAGTGTTGCTGCTGGCGCTCATGTCATCGGAAAACCGTGCCGCTGCTGCGCTGGCACGCGCCTACCCAGGCGGACGTGATGTGTTCGTGCGCAAAATGAACGAAAAGGCGCAGCAACTTGGCATGCGCGGCAGCCGCTTTTACGACTCGACCGGGCTAACACCAAGCAATGTGTCAACACCGCGCGATCTGGTGCAGCTGGTCAAGTCGGCACGCCGTTAC encodes:
- the pbpG gene encoding D-alanyl-D-alanine endopeptidase, which encodes MQSSAVLVVNEHSGEVIYEKNADALLPIASITKLMTAMVTLDARLPMNELITISDDDVDTLKHTSSRLAVGTSLTRAEVLLLALMSSENRAAAALARAYPGGRDVFVRKMNEKAQQLGMRGSRFYDSTGLTPSNVSTPRDLVQLVKSARRYPEIHQFSTSSEYRFISNRNGREMVYRNTNPLVKSDDWDIGLSKTGFINEAGHCIVLQATIEGTPVVMILMDSQGSYTRIGDANRVKKWLETSPYAKLRAG
- a CDS encoding acetyl-CoA C-acetyltransferase → MTDIVIVAAQRTALGNFGGALAKVSAPELGATVIRALLEKSGLAADQVSEVILGNVLTAGLGQNPARQALRLAGLPDAVPGLTINQVCGSGLKAVALGVQAILSGESDIVIAGGQENMSATPHILPGSRDGFRMGNAQLIDTMVYDGLTDVYNKYHMGVTAENIAKKYGISRTEQDELALSSQHKAAAAQAAGRFVDEIVPVSIPQRKGDPVVFSADEFIKTNATMEGLSKLRPAFDKEGTVTAGNASGLNDGAAAVLLMTREKAEQLGLTPLATIRAAASAGVEPSLMGMGPVPATQRVLARTGWKLDDLDLIEGNEAFAAQALGVARELKWDWNRVNVNGGAIALGHPIGASGARILVTLLHEMIRRDAKKGLATLCIGGGMGVALAIER
- a CDS encoding alpha/beta hydrolase; this translates as MLQSTSLESFFQQFNDANQKWWQSWVNSVTPAGSTTLPPSLAPANGVSPEVFETHSQFYQQQLELWMQLIGAGAAAAVEPEKGDRRFAAPEWELPVFSFLKQNYLLTSKWLTQMVDHVHADEDTKARMAFFARQYLDAVSPTNFAVTNPEVLKLAVDTRGESLNEGMKKLLEDIQKGAITMTDESQFVVGENLAVTPGQVVFENELIQLIQYSPTTDDVHETPLLIVPPCVNKYYIMDLKPENSMVRWVVGEGHTTFLVSWKSITPELGQLKWDDYIERGVIAASDAVRKIGQCEKLNVLAFCIGGELVSTAVPVMQARGQDWFKSLTLMTVMIDHADPGDIKHFLDPNVVASREAVIEQGGVISGKELARTFAALRANDLVWNYVVNNYLKGKTPPPFDLLYWNNDSANLALPMHTWFLRNMYFDNNLAKPGSFSLCGVPIDLTQITLPTYVFAAREDHIVPWTSAYKTTGIFKGPLRFVLGASGHIAGTINPVSTNKRNYWVNEALGAEPQAWFDAAESRPGSWWQDWGQWLIPHAGERVAAPKILGNRQFKPLEPAPGRYVKERLS
- a CDS encoding methyl-accepting chemotaxis protein, translated to MSEKLTVAAKLYLLVALLMAFMAAQGGVALYNLMSNGERFRTTFEDRVRPLTQLKVVADRYAVNIVDTTHKVRSGNLSAAEGVARVTLAQRDIRREWLAYTGTALTAEEEKLVREASRRMQMADTAVARLTVLLREADDKGLADFAAGALYPAIDPVSETVSELAALQLRVAGEEYQAARVQIAQAKTGNIVLLLLALCVGVVFSYTIIRWLARQLGAEPHEACRAAQAIASGDLAHEIVRRPGDDRSVMAGIAQMRDELKRLVAEIQSSVGEVGETARALHGSMQAVSLASGTQADAASQMAAAVEEISVSLGEVSSNAEQADIAGKSADQVAAEGESRMAQVIAGVSRISTQLDLAGEHLATLDARSGEIASIVATIREIAEQTNLLALNAAIEAARAGEAGRGFAVVADEVRKLAERVGQATLEIGTTLGVIRDGTSEASTGMQQARAEAANELQNVRLLQGSLQRIRSSGGQLSEVVETIAGALREQRIASDQIAAQVEKVAQMTEENSGAIGEISSATARLGELASKLERSAGQFRCA